From one Streptomyces sp. NBC_01478 genomic stretch:
- the ahcY gene encoding adenosylhomocysteinase, with the protein MTTVDNRQDFKVADLSLAEFGRKEITLAEHEMPGLMSIRREFAASQPLAGARIMGSLHMTVQTAVLIETLVALGAEVRWVSCNIFSTQDHAAAAIAVGPNGTPENPQGIPVFAWKGETLEEYWWCTEQALTWPNTPTGGPNMILDDGGDATMLVHKGVEYEKAGKVPSLDTAESDEHRVVLQVLTRTISEGSQKWTQLASEIRGVTEETTTGVHRLYEMHRDGTLLFPAINVNDAVTKSKFDNKYGCRHSLIDGINRATDVLIGGKTAVVLGYGDVGKGCAESLRGQGARVIVTEIDPICALQAAMDGYQVTTLDEVVDKGDIFITTTGNKDIIMAADMAKMKHQAIVGNIGHFDNEIDMAGLAKIPGIVKDEVKPQVHTWKFPDGKVLIVLSEGRLLNLGNATGHPSFVMSNSFADQTLAQIELFTKPEEYPTDVYVLPKHLDEKVARLHLDALGVKLTTLRPEQASYIGVEVEGPYKSDHYRY; encoded by the coding sequence ATGACGACTGTCGACAACCGACAGGACTTCAAGGTCGCCGATCTCTCCCTGGCCGAGTTCGGCCGTAAGGAGATCACCCTGGCCGAGCACGAGATGCCCGGCCTGATGTCGATCCGCCGCGAGTTCGCCGCCAGCCAGCCGCTGGCCGGCGCCCGCATCATGGGCTCGCTGCACATGACCGTGCAGACCGCCGTCCTGATCGAGACCCTGGTCGCCCTGGGCGCCGAGGTCCGCTGGGTGTCCTGCAACATCTTCTCCACCCAGGACCACGCGGCCGCCGCCATCGCCGTCGGCCCGAACGGCACGCCCGAGAACCCCCAGGGCATCCCGGTCTTCGCCTGGAAGGGCGAGACCCTGGAGGAGTACTGGTGGTGCACGGAGCAGGCGCTGACCTGGCCGAACACCCCCACCGGCGGCCCGAACATGATCCTGGACGACGGCGGCGACGCCACCATGCTCGTCCACAAGGGCGTCGAGTACGAGAAGGCCGGCAAGGTCCCCTCCCTCGACACCGCCGAGTCCGACGAGCACCGCGTCGTCCTCCAGGTCCTGACCCGCACCATCTCCGAGGGCTCGCAGAAGTGGACCCAGCTCGCCTCGGAGATCCGCGGCGTGACCGAGGAGACCACGACCGGCGTGCACCGTCTCTACGAGATGCACCGCGACGGCACCCTCCTGTTCCCGGCGATCAACGTGAACGACGCCGTCACCAAGTCGAAGTTCGACAACAAGTACGGCTGCCGCCACTCCCTGATCGACGGCATCAACCGCGCCACCGACGTCCTCATCGGCGGCAAGACCGCGGTCGTCCTCGGCTACGGCGACGTGGGCAAGGGCTGCGCGGAGTCCCTGCGCGGACAGGGCGCCCGCGTGATCGTCACCGAGATCGACCCGATCTGCGCGCTGCAGGCGGCGATGGACGGCTACCAGGTCACGACGCTGGACGAGGTCGTCGACAAGGGCGACATCTTCATCACCACGACCGGCAACAAGGACATCATCATGGCCGCGGACATGGCCAAGATGAAGCACCAGGCGATCGTCGGCAACATCGGTCACTTCGACAACGAGATCGACATGGCCGGCCTGGCGAAGATCCCGGGCATCGTCAAGGACGAGGTCAAGCCGCAGGTCCACACCTGGAAGTTCCCCGACGGCAAGGTCCTCATCGTGCTGTCCGAGGGCCGCCTGCTGAACCTGGGCAACGCCACCGGCCACCCCTCGTTCGTGATGTCCAACTCCTTCGCGGACCAGACCCTGGCCCAGATCGAGCTGTTCACCAAGCCCGAGGAGTACCCGACCGACGTCTACGTGCTGCCCAAGCACCTCGACGAGAAGGTCGCCCGGCTCCACCTGGACGCGCTCGGCGTGAAGCTGACCACGCTCCGCCCCGAGCAGGCGTCGTACATCGGCGTCGAGGTCGAGGGCCCGTACAAGTCGGACCACTACCGCTACTGA
- a CDS encoding S26 family signal peptidase, whose protein sequence is MKQGDVDGVHKTYNVTVPKGRLFLLGDNRANARDSRFFASDHDGTVAESAVRDRVTDDRAPPVVIGTAVIGGGVLALVGVGLGIAAFVVRRRRAAPVAPWPVQRV, encoded by the coding sequence GTGAAGCAGGGTGATGTCGACGGCGTGCACAAGACGTACAACGTGACGGTCCCGAAGGGGCGGCTGTTCCTGCTCGGTGACAATCGTGCCAACGCGAGGGACTCGCGTTTCTTCGCGAGCGACCACGACGGGACGGTGGCCGAGTCCGCCGTCCGGGACCGGGTGACCGACGACCGCGCGCCCCCTGTCGTCATCGGGACGGCTGTCATCGGCGGCGGCGTCCTCGCCCTGGTCGGTGTCGGCCTGGGGATCGCCGCGTTCGTCGTACGGCGGCGGAGGGCGGCGCCAGTCGCGCCGTGGCCCGTGCAGCGGGTCTAG
- a CDS encoding cation diffusion facilitator family transporter, giving the protein MSASGGTRAIVAALGANLAIAASKFVAFAFSGSSSMLAEGVHSLADSGNQALLLIGGKKAQREATPQHPFGYGRERYIYAFLVSIVLFSVGGMFAVYEGYEKIKHPHDIEHWYWPVGVLVFAIIAEGFSFRTAIKESNELRGTHSWSQFIRRAKAPELPVVLLEDFGALIGLVLALCGVGLALLTGDGIWDGIGTLCIGILLILIALVLAAETKSLLLGESAGIEDVKKIETAIVDGHTVTGIIHMRTLHLGPEELLVAAKIAVQHDDTATEVATAINAAESRIREAVPIARVIYLEPDIYSESEATKGPDREATPGGPAQHPAEH; this is encoded by the coding sequence ATGAGCGCGTCAGGCGGCACCAGGGCGATCGTGGCGGCACTCGGCGCCAACCTAGCGATCGCGGCATCGAAGTTCGTCGCGTTCGCCTTCAGCGGCTCCTCCTCGATGCTCGCCGAGGGCGTCCACTCCCTCGCCGACTCCGGCAACCAGGCACTGCTCCTGATCGGCGGCAAGAAGGCCCAGCGCGAGGCCACCCCCCAGCACCCCTTCGGCTACGGCCGCGAGCGGTACATCTACGCCTTCCTCGTCTCGATCGTCCTCTTCTCGGTCGGCGGCATGTTCGCCGTGTACGAGGGCTACGAGAAGATCAAGCACCCCCACGACATCGAGCACTGGTACTGGCCGGTGGGCGTCCTGGTCTTCGCGATCATCGCCGAGGGCTTCTCCTTCCGTACGGCCATCAAGGAGTCGAACGAACTGCGCGGCACGCACTCCTGGTCCCAGTTCATCCGCCGCGCCAAGGCCCCCGAGCTGCCGGTCGTCCTCCTGGAGGACTTCGGCGCGCTCATCGGCCTGGTCCTCGCCCTCTGCGGCGTCGGCCTGGCCCTGCTCACCGGCGACGGCATCTGGGACGGCATCGGCACGCTCTGCATCGGCATCCTGCTGATCCTGATCGCGCTGGTCCTGGCCGCCGAGACCAAGTCGCTGCTGCTCGGCGAGTCCGCCGGCATCGAGGACGTCAAGAAGATCGAGACCGCCATCGTCGACGGCCACACCGTCACCGGCATCATCCACATGCGCACCCTCCACCTCGGCCCCGAGGAACTCCTCGTCGCCGCCAAGATCGCCGTCCAGCACGACGACACCGCCACCGAGGTCGCCACCGCCATCAACGCGGCCGAGTCCCGCATCCGCGAAGCCGTCCCGATCGCCCGCGTGATCTACCTCGAACCCGACATCTACAGCGAGTCCGAAGCCACCAAGGGCCCGGACCGCGAAGCCACCCCCGGAGGCCCGGCCCAGCACCCGGCCGAGCACTGA
- the manA gene encoding mannose-6-phosphate isomerase, class I encodes MDRLDNTVRPYAWGSTTAIPKLLGVEPSGEPQAEMWMGAHPGAPSRTARGTLVEVIEAAPERELGAKAVAKFGPRLPFLVKILAAGAPLSLQVHPNLAQAKEGYADEERRGIPVDAPHRNYKDANHKPELICALTEFDGLCGFRDPLRAADLLAGLGVDSLKPYVDLLHAHPEEAALREVLTAILTADPEEMRHTVTAAATACTRLGGEYAPYADIAHHYPGDPGVIAAMLLNYVRLQPGEALFLGAGIPHAYLNGLGVEIMANSDNVLRCGLTPKHVDVPELLRIVNFEASDPGVLRPEASPDGEEVYETPIDEFRLSRYVLPAGTAAHDLTLDTPQILLCTAGAVRAGAFELAPGQSVFVPAGDKAEVSGVGTIFRATVIV; translated from the coding sequence ATGGACCGCCTCGACAACACCGTCCGCCCCTACGCCTGGGGTTCCACCACCGCGATCCCCAAGCTGCTCGGCGTCGAGCCGAGCGGCGAACCGCAGGCGGAGATGTGGATGGGCGCACACCCGGGCGCACCTTCGCGCACCGCGCGCGGGACGCTCGTCGAGGTCATCGAGGCGGCTCCGGAGCGGGAGTTGGGCGCCAAGGCGGTCGCGAAATTCGGCCCCCGGCTGCCCTTCCTGGTGAAGATCCTCGCCGCCGGCGCCCCGCTCTCCCTCCAGGTGCACCCCAACTTGGCGCAGGCGAAGGAGGGTTACGCCGACGAGGAGCGCCGGGGCATCCCCGTGGACGCCCCGCACCGCAACTACAAGGACGCCAACCACAAGCCCGAACTGATCTGCGCGCTCACGGAGTTCGACGGCCTGTGCGGCTTCCGCGACCCGCTGCGCGCCGCCGATCTGCTCGCGGGCCTCGGCGTCGACTCCCTGAAGCCGTACGTCGACCTCCTGCACGCGCACCCCGAGGAAGCCGCCCTGCGCGAGGTCCTCACGGCGATCCTCACCGCGGACCCCGAGGAGATGCGCCACACGGTCACCGCGGCGGCGACCGCCTGCACCCGCCTCGGCGGCGAGTACGCCCCCTACGCCGACATCGCCCACCACTACCCGGGCGACCCGGGCGTCATCGCCGCGATGCTCCTGAACTACGTCCGACTCCAGCCCGGCGAGGCCCTGTTCCTCGGCGCCGGCATCCCGCACGCCTACCTCAACGGCCTCGGCGTCGAGATCATGGCCAACTCCGACAACGTCCTGCGCTGCGGCCTCACCCCCAAGCACGTCGACGTCCCCGAACTCCTGCGCATCGTCAACTTCGAGGCGAGCGACCCCGGAGTACTGCGCCCCGAGGCGTCCCCCGACGGCGAGGAGGTCTACGAGACCCCCATCGACGAGTTCCGGCTGTCCCGGTACGTCCTCCCGGCCGGCACCGCCGCCCACGACCTCACCCTCGACACCCCGCAGATCCTGCTCTGCACGGCCGGTGCGGTGCGGGCGGGCGCGTTCGAACTGGCCCCCGGCCAGTCGGTGTTCGTCCCGGCCGGAGACAAGGCCGAGGTGTCCGGAGTGGGCACGATCTTCCGGGCCACTGTGATCGTATGA
- a CDS encoding SIS domain-containing protein — translation MLDESLLDTPDALAEADRRALLRGAAEAGARVRTAARHAAEAGVNDLKPDGRPRAILIAGPGAAATCVADLLGRLAGASSPVTRLAPTGVAPAAGALRWELPGWAGSVDLLLITTPDGSEPGLSLLAEQAYRRGCTVVAVAPARSPLTEAVDGAHGLFVPMATAPYEHDEPLAASAPGVLWALLTPLLAILDRTGLLSAPPEALEKVADRLDQVAERCGPAVATYSNPAKTLAAELADSLPVIWTEGTSAGPAGRRFAAALAELAGRPALVSELPEALSEHNALLAGPLAASADPDDFFRDRVEEAPALHARVVLLRDRPIGGLSAAPNARDLALSHDTPISELEPEEGGELETLAELIAMTDFAAVYLALASGA, via the coding sequence ATGCTCGACGAATCGCTGCTCGACACCCCGGACGCCCTGGCCGAGGCCGACCGCCGAGCCCTGCTCCGCGGTGCCGCGGAAGCCGGCGCCAGGGTGCGCACGGCCGCCCGGCACGCCGCCGAGGCCGGCGTGAACGACCTGAAGCCGGACGGCCGTCCCCGCGCCATCCTGATCGCGGGCCCCGGCGCCGCCGCCACCTGCGTCGCCGACCTGCTCGGCAGGCTCGCCGGCGCCAGCAGCCCCGTCACCCGCCTGGCACCCACCGGCGTCGCCCCCGCGGCCGGCGCCCTGCGCTGGGAACTCCCGGGCTGGGCCGGCTCCGTGGACCTGCTGCTGATCACCACCCCGGACGGCAGCGAACCCGGCCTGTCCCTGCTCGCCGAACAGGCCTACCGCCGCGGCTGCACGGTCGTCGCCGTAGCCCCGGCCCGCAGCCCGCTCACCGAAGCGGTGGACGGCGCCCACGGCCTCTTCGTACCGATGGCGACCGCGCCGTACGAACACGACGAGCCCCTGGCCGCCTCCGCCCCCGGAGTCCTCTGGGCGCTGCTCACCCCGCTGCTCGCGATCCTGGACCGCACCGGCCTGCTCAGCGCGCCTCCGGAGGCCCTGGAGAAGGTCGCCGACCGCCTCGACCAGGTCGCCGAGCGCTGCGGGCCCGCCGTCGCGACGTACAGCAATCCCGCGAAGACCCTCGCCGCCGAACTCGCCGACTCGCTCCCGGTGATCTGGACGGAGGGCACGTCGGCGGGCCCGGCGGGCCGTCGGTTCGCCGCCGCGCTCGCTGAGTTGGCCGGCCGCCCCGCGCTCGTCTCCGAACTGCCCGAGGCGCTCTCCGAGCACAACGCCCTGCTGGCCGGCCCGCTCGCCGCGAGCGCCGACCCCGACGACTTCTTCCGGGACCGTGTCGAGGAGGCACCCGCGCTGCACGCACGCGTGGTGCTGCTCCGGGACCGCCCGATCGGCGGCCTCTCGGCGGCGCCCAACGCCCGTGACCTGGCCCTCAGCCACGACACGCCGATCAGCGAGCTGGAGCCCGAAGAGGGCGGCGAGCTGGAGACCCTCGCAGAGCTGATCGCCATGACGGATTTCGCCGCCGTTTACCTGGCGCTCGCCTCGGGCGCCTGA
- a CDS encoding Trm112 family protein, with protein sequence MPLEAGLLEILACPACHAPLKEQDTELICTGQDCGLAYPVRDGIPVLLVDEARHPA encoded by the coding sequence ATGCCGCTCGAAGCCGGCCTCCTGGAGATCCTGGCCTGCCCGGCCTGCCACGCCCCCCTCAAGGAGCAGGACACCGAGCTGATCTGCACCGGCCAGGACTGCGGCCTGGCCTACCCCGTACGGGACGGCATCCCCGTCCTCCTCGTCGACGAGGCCCGCCACCCCGCGTAA
- a CDS encoding phosphomannomutase/phosphoglucomutase produces MSADLSQLVKAYDVRGVVPDQWDESLAELFGAAFVQVTGASAIVTGHDMRPSSPGLSAAFARGAAARGVDVTEIGLCSTDQLYYASGAFDLPGAMFTASHNPAKYNGIKMCRAGAAPVGQDTGLAEIRQLVESWLDSGAPEVSGPTGTITKRDTLEDYAAHLRGLVDLTSIRPLKVVVDAGNGMGGHTVPTVFAGLPLTLVPMYFELDGTFPNHEANPLDPANIVDLQARVREEGADLGIAFDGDADRCFVVDENGDSVSPSAITALVASRELVRNGGTGVIIHNLITSWSVPEVVKENGGTPVRTRVGHSFIKAEMAKAGAIFGGEHSAHYYFKDFWNADTGMLAALHVLAALGGQDGTLSALVAQYDRYVGSGEINSTVDDQQARLAAIRTAYEDRPDLTLDELDGLTVSSADWWFNVRPSNTEPLLRLNAEARDEATMGKVRDEVLGIIRG; encoded by the coding sequence GTGTCTGCTGATCTGTCGCAGCTCGTGAAGGCGTACGACGTACGGGGCGTCGTCCCGGACCAGTGGGACGAGTCGTTGGCCGAGCTGTTCGGAGCGGCCTTCGTCCAGGTGACCGGCGCGAGCGCGATCGTGACCGGACACGACATGCGGCCCTCGTCGCCCGGCCTCTCCGCCGCCTTCGCGCGCGGGGCGGCGGCGCGCGGCGTCGACGTGACCGAGATCGGCCTGTGCTCCACGGACCAGCTCTACTACGCGTCGGGCGCGTTCGACCTCCCCGGCGCCATGTTCACGGCCTCGCACAACCCGGCGAAGTACAACGGCATCAAGATGTGCCGGGCCGGCGCGGCCCCCGTGGGCCAGGACACCGGCCTCGCCGAGATCCGCCAACTCGTCGAGTCCTGGCTGGACTCGGGCGCCCCGGAGGTGTCCGGCCCGACGGGAACGATCACGAAACGGGACACGTTGGAGGATTACGCGGCGCACCTCCGCGGCCTTGTCGACCTGACCTCCATCCGCCCCCTGAAGGTCGTCGTCGACGCGGGCAACGGCATGGGCGGCCACACGGTCCCGACCGTGTTCGCCGGCCTGCCGCTCACCCTGGTCCCGATGTACTTCGAGCTGGACGGCACCTTCCCGAACCACGAGGCCAACCCGCTCGACCCGGCCAACATCGTCGACCTCCAGGCACGCGTCCGCGAGGAGGGCGCCGACCTCGGCATCGCCTTCGACGGCGACGCCGACCGCTGCTTCGTGGTCGACGAGAACGGCGACTCGGTCTCCCCGTCCGCGATCACCGCGCTGGTGGCCTCCCGCGAGCTGGTGAGGAACGGCGGCACGGGCGTGATCATCCACAACCTGATCACCTCCTGGTCGGTCCCCGAGGTCGTCAAGGAGAACGGCGGCACACCGGTCCGCACGCGCGTGGGCCACTCCTTCATCAAGGCCGAGATGGCGAAGGCCGGCGCGATCTTCGGCGGCGAGCACTCCGCGCACTACTACTTCAAGGACTTCTGGAACGCCGACACGGGCATGCTGGCCGCCCTCCACGTCCTCGCCGCGCTCGGCGGCCAGGACGGCACCCTCTCCGCCCTCGTGGCCCAGTACGACCGCTACGTGGGCTCCGGCGAGATCAACTCCACGGTCGACGACCAGCAGGCCCGACTCGCGGCGATCCGCACCGCCTACGAGGACCGGCCCGACCTGACCCTCGACGAACTCGACGGCCTCACCGTCTCCTCCGCCGACTGGTGGTTCAACGTCCGCCCGTCCAACACGGAACCGCTGCTGCGACTCAACGCGGAGGCACGGGACGAGGCGACGATGGGGAAGGTGCGGGACGAGGTCTTGGGGATCATCAGGGGGTGA
- a CDS encoding DUF3499 domain-containing protein — MGESRRGPLKSAVASNVVSPVRRCSRTACGRPAVATLTYVYADSTAVLGPLATYAEPHCYDLCAEHSERLTAPRGWEVVRLLDSSAPARPSGDDLEALANAVREAARPQERAAGAGGGGGARTADPMEVARRGHLRVLRSPDN, encoded by the coding sequence CTGGGGGAGAGTCGTCGCGGCCCGCTCAAGAGTGCGGTAGCGTCCAACGTCGTGAGCCCTGTACGTCGCTGTTCGCGCACCGCTTGCGGCCGCCCCGCCGTCGCGACGCTGACGTACGTCTACGCCGACTCGACCGCGGTCCTCGGCCCGCTCGCCACCTACGCCGAACCCCACTGCTACGACCTGTGCGCCGAGCACTCCGAGCGCCTCACCGCGCCCCGCGGCTGGGAAGTCGTCCGCCTCCTCGACAGCTCCGCTCCGGCCCGCCCCAGCGGCGACGACCTGGAAGCGCTCGCCAACGCGGTGCGTGAGGCGGCCCGCCCCCAGGAGCGGGCGGCAGGGGCCGGCGGCGGAGGCGGTGCCCGCACGGCGGACCCGATGGAGGTCGCACGCCGGGGCCATCTGCGGGTGCTGCGCTCACCGGACAACTGA
- a CDS encoding metallopeptidase family protein gives MDTPVPPPAAGPGPRRRDRHGRGMRGPIAPPQVPLAASRAEAFADLVQDSVERLERRWPQLADIDFLVLEVPRLGGAGEGWNDESVPLGGTIAAREGQPARVVIYRRPVEIRTKGRDERAALVHEIVVEQVAELLGLTPETVDPRYGED, from the coding sequence ATGGACACCCCCGTACCGCCCCCTGCCGCCGGACCCGGGCCCCGCCGCCGCGATCGCCACGGCCGGGGCATGCGCGGCCCGATCGCGCCGCCTCAGGTTCCGCTCGCCGCGAGCCGCGCCGAGGCGTTCGCGGATCTGGTGCAGGACTCCGTGGAGCGCCTGGAGCGACGCTGGCCGCAGTTGGCCGACATCGATTTCCTCGTCCTGGAAGTCCCTCGACTGGGTGGCGCGGGCGAGGGCTGGAACGACGAGTCGGTGCCCCTGGGGGGCACGATCGCCGCCCGCGAGGGGCAGCCCGCGCGCGTGGTGATCTACCGGCGCCCGGTCGAGATCCGCACGAAGGGGCGCGACGAACGGGCCGCCCTCGTCCACGAGATCGTCGTGGAGCAGGTCGCCGAACTGCTGGGGCTCACCCCGGAGACGGTCGATCCGCGCTACGGGGAGGACTGA
- a CDS encoding DUF5719 family protein produces MNRTTLSFLAGVVALGAVTGFAEMKAPATSGAGTAKAAAQLPVERTSLLCPAPSTSDLADTSYTSFTPVTPGTDDSGKAELQSVTEESGDGTAGKKKPAKPVLEPKNPGTPATGDSSGADSPALLGTAEGKYAPGWTVQETTEVAAGNGRGLQGVNCTAPDTEFWFPGASTAAGRTDYVHLTNPDDSAAVVDIELYGKDGDLKSTVGEGITVEPHASEPILLSTLTDDQETDLTVHVTVRSGRVGASVQALDAKLGGDWLAASTDPAGSLVMPGIPKDATSVRLIAFTPGDSDADLKVRLSSPTGSITPAGHETVHVKAGMTVGVDLGDVTRGDPGSLVLTPTDQSVPIVAALKVVRGKGSKQETAFIPATSAVGTRATSADNSAKGSTLSLVAPTRTATVKVTASAGSGGGTPVSKTYTIKAGTTEDVELPVPGGLKGTYALTVEPQSGGPVYAARTLSATEEGVPGFTIQTLPDDRGTVSVPETDEDLSVLQK; encoded by the coding sequence GTGAACCGCACCACCCTGTCCTTCCTCGCCGGTGTGGTCGCGCTCGGCGCCGTCACCGGGTTCGCCGAGATGAAGGCACCGGCCACGTCCGGCGCCGGCACCGCCAAGGCGGCCGCCCAACTGCCCGTGGAGCGCACCAGCCTGCTCTGCCCGGCGCCCAGCACCTCCGACCTCGCCGACACGTCGTACACGTCCTTCACGCCCGTCACGCCCGGCACGGACGACAGCGGCAAGGCCGAACTCCAGTCCGTCACCGAGGAGTCGGGCGACGGCACGGCCGGCAAGAAGAAGCCCGCCAAGCCGGTCCTGGAACCCAAGAACCCCGGCACCCCGGCCACCGGCGACAGTTCCGGCGCAGACTCGCCCGCGCTGCTCGGCACCGCCGAGGGCAAGTACGCGCCCGGCTGGACCGTCCAGGAGACCACCGAGGTCGCCGCGGGCAACGGACGCGGCCTCCAGGGCGTCAACTGCACCGCCCCGGACACCGAGTTCTGGTTCCCGGGCGCCAGCACCGCCGCCGGCCGCACCGACTACGTGCACCTCACCAACCCGGACGACTCCGCCGCCGTCGTCGACATCGAGCTCTACGGCAAGGACGGCGACCTCAAGTCGACGGTGGGGGAGGGCATCACGGTCGAGCCGCACGCCAGCGAGCCGATCCTGCTGTCCACGCTCACCGACGACCAGGAGACCGACCTGACCGTGCACGTGACCGTGCGCAGCGGCCGGGTCGGCGCGTCCGTGCAGGCCCTCGACGCCAAGCTCGGCGGCGACTGGCTGGCCGCGTCCACGGACCCGGCGGGCAGCCTGGTCATGCCGGGCATCCCGAAGGACGCCACCTCCGTGCGGCTGATCGCCTTCACGCCGGGCGACTCGGACGCCGACCTGAAGGTGCGGCTCTCCTCGCCCACCGGGTCGATCACGCCGGCCGGGCACGAGACCGTGCACGTCAAGGCGGGCATGACGGTCGGCGTCGACCTGGGCGACGTCACGCGCGGCGACCCGGGCTCCCTGGTCCTGACGCCGACCGACCAGTCCGTGCCGATCGTCGCCGCGCTGAAGGTCGTACGGGGCAAGGGCAGCAAGCAGGAGACGGCGTTCATCCCGGCGACGAGCGCGGTGGGCACGCGCGCGACGTCCGCCGACAACAGCGCCAAGGGCTCCACCCTGTCCCTGGTCGCGCCCACCCGCACCGCGACGGTCAAGGTCACCGCGTCCGCGGGCAGCGGCGGCGGTACGCCCGTCTCAAAGACGTACACGATCAAGGCCGGCACCACCGAGGACGTCGAACTCCCGGTCCCCGGCGGCCTGAAGGGCACCTACGCGCTGACGGTCGAACCGCAGTCGGGCGGCCCGGTGTACGCGGCCCGCACCCTGTCGGCGACCGAGGAGGGCGTACCGGGCTTCACGATCCAGACGCTGCCCGACGACCGGGGAACGGTGTCGGTGCCCGAGACGGACGAGGACCTGTCGGTCCTCCAGAAGTAG